A genomic segment from Nicotiana sylvestris chromosome 1, ASM39365v2, whole genome shotgun sequence encodes:
- the LOC138873398 gene encoding uncharacterized protein, with product MVSFCSLFIATHWLPGEIPDLAEWSHKLAAFLTYDRRRWRDLSKGRWEVKHHGAESLFEARLNSMREEERLLASVLGDAGKRKDAPRCEKAYGEAPFSQQLRGSDSVDRQFFGISVSSYIASAFGEAQPFGLMTFDRLKAKLLHYEAPLRDARDREKSLRHLCAAKESELISLRRDIDQSRLKGRADELEKLWGEVGKAKREFIELQAHVNAHSEAKERAQTGASALKAQIQAARANDSARAKMIIKLSSELSRAKTEMVNVRAEVVMINSRARQKMTAYLRSVVAAKAELQKTLDRAKNSKEYVRCRARREIFKEIHARGFDLSGEIEQAKGEEHDAKFLLSDAEDDGEETAGL from the exons ATGGTATCTTTCTGCTCTTTGTTTATAGCAACTCATTGGTTGCCCGGTGAGATCCCTGACTTAGCCGAATGGTCCCATAAGCTAGCAGCTTTCTTGACCTACGATAGGCGTCGGTGGCGAGATCTATCAAAGGGGAGATGGGAGGTGAAGCATCATG GTGCCGAGAGTCTCTTCGAGGCGAGGTTAAATTCCATGAGGGAGGAAGAGAGATTGTTGGCCTCGGTGTTAGGGGACgccggaaaaaggaaagatgCCCCGAGGTGCGAGAAGGCCTATGGTGAGGCACCCTTCTCGCAGCAGTTAAGGGGAAGCGATTCGGTTGACCGACAATTTTTCGGGATTAGTGTATCGTCGTATATTGCTTCAGCCTTCGGCGAGGCTCAGCCTTTTGGCCTAATG ACTTTTGACAGGCTCAAAGCCAAACTACTTCATTATGAGGCCCCACTGCGGGATGCTcgagatagggagaaatccctcagacATCTTTGTGCGGCAAAGGAAAGCGAGCTCATCTCTTTACGGCGTGATATCGACCAGAGTCGG TTGAAGGGCAGGGCGGACGAGCTGGAAAAACTCTGGGGTGAAGTTGGCAAAGCCAAACGTGAATTCATCGAGCTACAGGCACACGTGAATGCCCATTCCGaggccaaagagagggctcagACCGGGGCTTCCGCTCTTAAGGCACAAATTCAGGCTGCTCGTGCTAATGACTCTGCTCGGGCGAAGATGATCATAAAACTGTCATCCGAACTTTCAAGGGCCAAAACTGAGATGGTGAATGTTCGAGCCGAGGTTGTGATGATTAATAGCAGGGCGAGGCAGAAAATGACAGCTTATTTGAGGAGCGTCGTTGCCGCTAAAGCCGAGTTGCAAAAAACCCTCGATCGTGCCAAAAATAGCAAAGAGTATGTGAGGTGCAGAGCTCGGAGGGAAATCTTCAAGGAGATTCATGCcaggggctttgatctctcgggggagatcgagcaagccaaaggagAGGAGCACGATGCTAAATTTCTGTTGTCTGATGCTGAGGACGATGGGGAGGAGACCGCCGGTCTATAA